From a region of the Odontesthes bonariensis isolate fOdoBon6 chromosome 4, fOdoBon6.hap1, whole genome shotgun sequence genome:
- the tspan34a gene encoding tetraspanin 34a — MCCSGFLKIMMFIFNGAIFVAGAAILGVGVWVKVDSGSLLGVLEEIEDVPDAFAQLVNVGYLLIGVGAVLLVIGFLGCCGAIRESRCMLMTFFCIVLIIFLAEVAGAVVLFVFQGLVKELVVDLETQVRKSIEKDYGNENSLTNIWNHTMDEFKCCGFMNYTDFDNSPYHNMHGKLFYPPTCCNATRDGDVVVVCPALTARDSRVPGCFLKLVELLEDNAVIVAAVALGIAFVEIAAMVVSLVLYCKIGDNKA; from the exons ATGTGTTGTTCAGGCTTTCTCAAAATCATGATGTTTATCTTCAATGGTGCCATCTTT GTGGCGGGTGCAGCCATTCTGGGTGTGGGAGTGTGGGTGAAGGTGGACAGCGGTTCTCTCCTGGGTGTGCTGGAAGAAATAGAAGATGTTCCAGATGCGTTTGCCCAACTTGTCAATGTCGGCTACCTGCTCATAGGGGTGGGCGCCGTGCTCCTGGTCATTGGTTTTCTGGGCTGTTGCGGGGCCATTAGAGAGAGCAGGTGTATGCTAATGACG TTCTTCTGTATTGTGCTGATTATCTTCCTCGCCGAGGTTGCAGGAGCCGTGGTGCTGTTCGTCTTCCAGGGTTTG GTTAAGGAGCTCGTTGTGGATCTGGAAACTCAAGTACGGAAGAGCATTGAAAAGGACTATGGAAATGAGAACAGTCTGACCAACATCTGGAATCACACCATGGATGAG TTTAAATGCTGTGGATTCATGAACTACACAGATTTCGATAACTCGCCTTATCACAATATGCACGGAAAGTTGTTTTATCCACCCACATGCTGCAATGCAACCCGTGAtggtgatgttgttgttgtttgtcctGCACTGACAGCAAGAGATTCG AGGGTTCCGGGCTGCTTTCTCAAACTGGTGGAGCTGTTAGAGGACAACGCTGTGATCGTAGCAGCTGTGGCCCTAGGAATTGCTTTTGTTGAG ATTGCTGCCATGGTGGTCTCGTTGGTTCTCTACTGCAAGATTGGCGACAACAAAGCGTGA